GCGCGAGCATTTCCGAATCGGAGTGGATGCGGCTTGACCTGCTGCGGTAAATCGGGGACATCAAAGACCGCAAGCAAAAACATGATGAGCAAGCAACGCGCATTCACATTCTGGCTCGGTAGCGTTGGCGTGTGGCTGGGGTGGGTCACCGTCACTTGGGCGGCGGTGGGGTGGCCGCAATTTCGCGGCCCGCAGGCGTCGGGGGTGGCCACGGGTTCATTTCCTACGGTCTTTGGCCCCAAGACCAACGTGCTCTGGCAGGTGGAGCTGCCGCAGGGCCATTCCTCGCCGTGCATCTGGGGGAATTACCTGTTCCTGACCGGGGTGGAGGGGGAGCGATTGGAGACGCTTTGCTTGAATCGGCAGGAGGGGCGCATTCTATGGCGGCAGGCGGTGATGCCGGATAAGCCGGAGCGCGGCATGGGGGCGATGGCGTCGCCCACGCCTGCCACGGATGGCCGGCGGGTGTATGTGTATTTTGGGGCGTTTGGCCTGGTGTGTTATGACTTTACGGGGAAGGAGATTTGGCGGCGGCCGCTGCCCACGCCCGTGACGCAGCATGGGTCGGGGGCCTCGCCGGTGGTGGCTCAGGGAATGGTGGTCATCAACCGCGATGCCGATGTGGACGCGCATCTGCTGGCCGTGAGCGCGGAGGATGGCCGTACGTTGTGGGAGGTGAAGCGGCCGGAAGTGCGCCGGGGTTTTTGCACGCCATTGCTGTGGCCGGCCGAGCAGCCGGAGTTGGTGATTCTGCCGGGGACGCTGCAACTGGCGGCGTATCGTTTGAAAGACGGCGCCGCGGTTTGGCGCGCCCGCGGTTTGCCCAATGAAATGGTGGCCTCGCCCATTTTTGGGGAAGGTCTGTTTTTTGCTGCGGGCTGGACACCTGGGGCCGGGATGCCGGTGCTGCCCGGCTTTGATGAGTTGTTGGCGCAA
This is a stretch of genomic DNA from Fontisphaera persica. It encodes these proteins:
- a CDS encoding PQQ-binding-like beta-propeller repeat protein — translated: MMSKQRAFTFWLGSVGVWLGWVTVTWAAVGWPQFRGPQASGVATGSFPTVFGPKTNVLWQVELPQGHSSPCIWGNYLFLTGVEGERLETLCLNRQEGRILWRQAVMPDKPERGMGAMASPTPATDGRRVYVYFGAFGLVCYDFTGKEIWRRPLPTPVTQHGSGASPVVAQGMVVINRDADVDAHLLAVSAEDGRTLWEVKRPEVRRGFCTPLLWPAEQPELVILPGTLQLAAYRLKDGAAVWRARGLPNEMVASPIFGEGLFFAAGWTPGAGMPVLPGFDELLAQGDQDKDGRLTREEAPAGPARRDFTYVDADKDGFIQRAEWESIKAIYEKSENALIAVRPGGQGDVTETHVAWKQHRGLPYVPTPLYYEGRVYLVKNGGLFSCYEARTGRALYQEERLGALGDYYASPVAAGGKILVCSQPGMAVVIKAGDTLEVLARNAMGERIMATPAVVENRLYLRTQGKLYAFGEAMETTAPSSSSP